GAGTGGTAGGAGGAAGAGGCCTATAAATGGGAGTGGGAGAAGAAGGTGTCTTTTCCTTTGGCGGGTATGGCTTCTTGGTAACCGGAGATGGAGAATTAGTAGGAGGTTTCTTATATGTTGGTGTTGGAGGAAGAGGTTCCTTATGGACTGGCCGcacaggaggaggaagagggtctaTTGGGTGGTCATCTTTGGGAGGGAAGGGGAACTCAGGGTGTTTGAAGAAATGCCAGAAGAAGGCTGAAGTGCAAATAGCTGATGAGAATCTGAGTTTTCCAGCAGCAGGCTTAAGGGTGTGTGTATCTTCCGATACTGACTCAGTCACAATTTTTGAGTTTCCATGCGAAGGGCATGGTTCGGCTGATGCACTATGCAGCTGAGCGTAGCAATCTTCTTTTAGCTCACCATCTTCTACCATGTCCTGTGGAAGGGATACTTTGAAGTTTCCATGTTCATCAAGGACACCCACCCCTCTCGTGCTGTAGTGTCCATGAGGTGACTTACAGTTTACCGCTACACGTAGTCCTACACAGGTAATGCACAGGATTCTTATATTATAGAATTAGGCTTCATAATAGCTAGTAGcataaataaaaggtaaaaaccAATAGTTTATTGtataatatatgaatgaatgattGAAGAATTAAACAGAGTTATATAGTTAAATGGATTtgtgaatatataaatatatatatatatatatatatatatatatatatatatatatcattgcTATTATACTAAGCATATACTGATATATTATAAGACAAGCTACCTGAGAAAGCGTGATTAGTCTTAATGTTGTTATGGCTGCAGTCTGCGCATTCTCCTTGGCCAACTACCTGGACCGTCCTGTGGTATTCATTGCTGGAGCTTCTCACCACAAAAAACACAGACAACAGACAGAAGCAGACTAGTGGACCTTGGAGGTGGATGAAAATTTGCATTGGAAATGGAAACGGAAACGAAGAACAGCAGATGAAAGA
This Vigna angularis cultivar LongXiaoDou No.4 chromosome 4, ASM1680809v1, whole genome shotgun sequence DNA region includes the following protein-coding sequences:
- the LOC108331613 gene encoding proline-rich protein 4 — translated: MQIFIHLQGPLVCFCLLSVFFVVRSSSNEYHRTVQVVGQGECADCSHNNIKTNHAFSGLRVAVNCKSPHGHYSTRGVGVLDEHGNFKVSLPQDMVEDGELKEDCYAQLHSASAEPCPSHGNSKIVTESVSEDTHTLKPAAGKLRFSSAICTSAFFWHFFKHPEFPFPPKDDHPIDPLPPPVRPVHKEPLPPTPTYKKPPTNSPSPVTKKPYPPKEKTPSSPTPIYRPLPPTTPISDPSPTTPPFFKSFPPFPFNKKPCPPLIPNMEPPNYFQHPWFGNWPPSHS